In the Telopea speciosissima isolate NSW1024214 ecotype Mountain lineage chromosome 2, Tspe_v1, whole genome shotgun sequence genome, one interval contains:
- the LOC122653098 gene encoding protein NPG1-like isoform X2 codes for MLESKSRESNGLEDVMSVREVRANGLCMKTSEVEAKLDEGNILEAESSLQEGLSLNFEEARALLGRLEYQRGNLEGALRVFDGIDLQAAIQRLQPSLAEKPSSSRRGRSRSDSAHTPSQHAASLVLEAIYLKAKSLQKLSRAKEAAQECRSVLDAVERIFHHGIPDVLVENKLQETVNKAVELLPELWMQAGCYQEAMCAYRCALLSQWNLDNECCARIQKAFAIFLLYSGAEAGPPSLAVQIDGCYVPRNNLEEAILLLMIILRKCYLGKTKWDPSVMEHFTFALSLCGQTSVLARNIEELLPGTFHRCHRWKALALCYSAVGQNKVALNLLKKSLHKHERPDDLQALLLAARICSEDSLLASEGVEYAQRAIVHAQGVDEHLKGVGLRMLGLCLGKQAKIASSDLERYQLQSEALKSLDGAMAFERENPELIFELGLQHAEHRNSNKALRCAKRFIDTTGGSMLKGWRLLALVLSAQQRYPEAEVVTDAALDETAKWEQGLLLRLKAKLKISQSLSMDAVETFRFLLALVQAQRKSFGPLRSSTSQVEDDKVNEHEVWQGLANLYSSLSHWRDAEICLEKARALQKYSAATLYTEVFLLACFGCIYSG; via the exons ATGCTTGAGTCCAAATCAAGAGAATCCAATGGACTTGAGGATGTCATGTCAGTTCGAGAAGTCCGTGCAAATGGGCTTTGCATGAAAACCTCGGAAGTTGAAGCAAAACTTGATGAGGGGAACATTTTGGAGGCTGAGTCTTCATTGCAGGAGGGTTTATCACTCAACTTTGAG GAAGCTAGAGCCCTTCTTGGAAGGTTGGAGTACCAAAGAGGCAATCTGGAAGGCGCTCTTCGTGTTTTTGATGGAATTGACCTTCAGGCTGCTATACAGCGGCTCCAACCTTCCCTTGCTGAAAAACCATCTTCTTCTAGAAGGGGTCGTTCCCGCAGTGATTCAGCGCACACACCTTCTCAGCATGCTGCTAGCCTGGTTCTTGAAGCCATATACTTGAAAGCCAAGTCTCTTCAAAAGCTCAGTCGAGCAAAAG AGGCTGCTCAGGAATGTAGAAGTGTCCTAGATGCTGTGGAGAGGATTTTCCATCATGGCATACCTGATGTACTGGTGGAAAATAAGTTGCAAGAGACAGTTAATAAAGCTGTAGAGCTCCTCCCAGAGCTTTGGATGCAAGCCGGTTGTTATCAGGAAGCGATGTGTGCTTACAGATGTGCTCTTCTTAGTCAGTGGAACCTTGACAATGAATGTTGTGCAAGGATTCAGAAAGCATTTGCCATATTCTTGCTGTACAGTGGTGCAGAGGCAGGGCCACCCAGTTTGGCTGTTCAGATAGATGGTTGTTATGTTCCAAGAAACAATCTTGAAGAGGCAATTCTCCTTTTAATGATTATCTTGAGGAAATGTTACTTGGGTAAGACCAAATGGGATCCTTCAGTAATGGAGCATTTTACATTTGCTTTGTCTCTCTGCGGCCAGACATCTGTATTGGCAAGGAATATTGAAGAACTTTTACCTGGAACATTTCATCGTTGTCACCGCTGGAAAGCTTTAGCTCTTTGCTACAGTGCTGTGGGACAAAACAAAGTTGCCTTGAATTTATTGAAGaagtctctacacaagcatgaAAGACCAGATGATCTCCAGGCACTGCTATTGGCTGCAAGAATTTGTAGCGAGGACTCTCTTCTTGCTTCTGAGGGAGTGGAGTACGCGCAGAGGGCGATTGTGCATGCTCAAGGGGTGGATGAGCATTTAAAGGGTGTGGGTCTTCGCATGTTGGGTCTTTGTTTGGGAAAGCAAGCTAAGATTGCTTCCTCAGACCTTGAGAGGTATCAGCTTCAGTCTGAAGCTTTGAAATCATTAGATGGGGCAATGGCTTTTGAACGTGAAAACCCAGAATTAATTTTTGAGTTGGGGCTTCAACATGCAGAGCACCGGAACTCGAATAAAGCCTTACGATGTGCAAAACGGTTTATAGATACGACAGGTGGTTCCATGTTAAAAGGTTGGAGATTGCTTGCTCTGGTTTTGTCTGCCCAACAACGGTATCCAGAGGCTGAAGTGGTTACAGATGCCGCTTTAGATGAGACTGCAAAGTGGGAGCAAGGACTGTTGCTCAGATTAAAAGCAAAATTGAAGATCTCCCAATCATTGTCCATGGATGCAGTGGAAACTTTTCGGTTCCTTCTTGCACTGGTCCAAGCCCAAAGAAAGTCTTTTGGGCCTCTCAGGAGTAGTACCTCTCAG GTTGAGGATGACAAGGTCAATGAGCATGAAGTCTGGCAAGGTCTTGCAAATTTGTACTCCAGCCTGTCACATTGGAGAGATGCTGAGATATGTTTGGAGAAAGCTAGAGCACTGCAGAAGTATTCTGCAGCAACACTATACACAGAAG TGTTTCTTTTGGCATGCTTTGGTTGTATCTATTCTGGATGA
- the LOC122653098 gene encoding protein NPG1-like isoform X1 produces the protein MLESKSRESNGLEDVMSVREVRANGLCMKTSEVEAKLDEGNILEAESSLQEGLSLNFEEARALLGRLEYQRGNLEGALRVFDGIDLQAAIQRLQPSLAEKPSSSRRGRSRSDSAHTPSQHAASLVLEAIYLKAKSLQKLSRAKEAAQECRSVLDAVERIFHHGIPDVLVENKLQETVNKAVELLPELWMQAGCYQEAMCAYRCALLSQWNLDNECCARIQKAFAIFLLYSGAEAGPPSLAVQIDGCYVPRNNLEEAILLLMIILRKCYLGKTKWDPSVMEHFTFALSLCGQTSVLARNIEELLPGTFHRCHRWKALALCYSAVGQNKVALNLLKKSLHKHERPDDLQALLLAARICSEDSLLASEGVEYAQRAIVHAQGVDEHLKGVGLRMLGLCLGKQAKIASSDLERYQLQSEALKSLDGAMAFERENPELIFELGLQHAEHRNSNKALRCAKRFIDTTGGSMLKGWRLLALVLSAQQRYPEAEVVTDAALDETAKWEQGLLLRLKAKLKISQSLSMDAVETFRFLLALVQAQRKSFGPLRSSTSQVEDDKVNEHEVWQGLANLYSSLSHWRDAEICLEKARALQKYSAATLYTEGLMYEGRGQINEALAACNNAILLDESHVPSKVLIGALLRKMSPKALPVARSFLSDALRLEPTNRLAWYYLGMLHRDDGRLADASDCFQAASMLEESHPLESFSSIL, from the exons ATGCTTGAGTCCAAATCAAGAGAATCCAATGGACTTGAGGATGTCATGTCAGTTCGAGAAGTCCGTGCAAATGGGCTTTGCATGAAAACCTCGGAAGTTGAAGCAAAACTTGATGAGGGGAACATTTTGGAGGCTGAGTCTTCATTGCAGGAGGGTTTATCACTCAACTTTGAG GAAGCTAGAGCCCTTCTTGGAAGGTTGGAGTACCAAAGAGGCAATCTGGAAGGCGCTCTTCGTGTTTTTGATGGAATTGACCTTCAGGCTGCTATACAGCGGCTCCAACCTTCCCTTGCTGAAAAACCATCTTCTTCTAGAAGGGGTCGTTCCCGCAGTGATTCAGCGCACACACCTTCTCAGCATGCTGCTAGCCTGGTTCTTGAAGCCATATACTTGAAAGCCAAGTCTCTTCAAAAGCTCAGTCGAGCAAAAG AGGCTGCTCAGGAATGTAGAAGTGTCCTAGATGCTGTGGAGAGGATTTTCCATCATGGCATACCTGATGTACTGGTGGAAAATAAGTTGCAAGAGACAGTTAATAAAGCTGTAGAGCTCCTCCCAGAGCTTTGGATGCAAGCCGGTTGTTATCAGGAAGCGATGTGTGCTTACAGATGTGCTCTTCTTAGTCAGTGGAACCTTGACAATGAATGTTGTGCAAGGATTCAGAAAGCATTTGCCATATTCTTGCTGTACAGTGGTGCAGAGGCAGGGCCACCCAGTTTGGCTGTTCAGATAGATGGTTGTTATGTTCCAAGAAACAATCTTGAAGAGGCAATTCTCCTTTTAATGATTATCTTGAGGAAATGTTACTTGGGTAAGACCAAATGGGATCCTTCAGTAATGGAGCATTTTACATTTGCTTTGTCTCTCTGCGGCCAGACATCTGTATTGGCAAGGAATATTGAAGAACTTTTACCTGGAACATTTCATCGTTGTCACCGCTGGAAAGCTTTAGCTCTTTGCTACAGTGCTGTGGGACAAAACAAAGTTGCCTTGAATTTATTGAAGaagtctctacacaagcatgaAAGACCAGATGATCTCCAGGCACTGCTATTGGCTGCAAGAATTTGTAGCGAGGACTCTCTTCTTGCTTCTGAGGGAGTGGAGTACGCGCAGAGGGCGATTGTGCATGCTCAAGGGGTGGATGAGCATTTAAAGGGTGTGGGTCTTCGCATGTTGGGTCTTTGTTTGGGAAAGCAAGCTAAGATTGCTTCCTCAGACCTTGAGAGGTATCAGCTTCAGTCTGAAGCTTTGAAATCATTAGATGGGGCAATGGCTTTTGAACGTGAAAACCCAGAATTAATTTTTGAGTTGGGGCTTCAACATGCAGAGCACCGGAACTCGAATAAAGCCTTACGATGTGCAAAACGGTTTATAGATACGACAGGTGGTTCCATGTTAAAAGGTTGGAGATTGCTTGCTCTGGTTTTGTCTGCCCAACAACGGTATCCAGAGGCTGAAGTGGTTACAGATGCCGCTTTAGATGAGACTGCAAAGTGGGAGCAAGGACTGTTGCTCAGATTAAAAGCAAAATTGAAGATCTCCCAATCATTGTCCATGGATGCAGTGGAAACTTTTCGGTTCCTTCTTGCACTGGTCCAAGCCCAAAGAAAGTCTTTTGGGCCTCTCAGGAGTAGTACCTCTCAG GTTGAGGATGACAAGGTCAATGAGCATGAAGTCTGGCAAGGTCTTGCAAATTTGTACTCCAGCCTGTCACATTGGAGAGATGCTGAGATATGTTTGGAGAAAGCTAGAGCACTGCAGAAGTATTCTGCAGCAACACTATACACAGAAG GCCTTATGTATGAAGGACGTGGGCAAATAAACGAAGCTTTGGCTGCTTGTAATAATGCTATTCTGCTTGATGAGAGCCATGTACCTTCGAAGGTGTTAATTGGTGCTTTGCTACGGAAGATGAGCCCCAAGGCATTGCCTGTGGCACGAAGCTTCCTCTCAGATGCATTGAGGCTTGAACCCACCAACCGTCTGGCTTGGTATTATTTAGGGATGTTACACAGGGATGATGGACGCTTAGCGGATGCCTCAGACTGCTTCCAAGCAGCATCCATGCTCGAAGAATCGCATCCCCTTGAAAGCTTCAGTTCAATACTATGA